From Actinopolymorpha cephalotaxi, one genomic window encodes:
- the tpiA gene encoding triose-phosphate isomerase, which translates to MAGNWKMNLDHREAVHLVQKLTWILQDKKHDYERVEVAVLPAFTAIRSVQTLIDGDKLHLVHGAQDISQYDKGAYTGDVSGEMLAKLGCRYVLVGHSERRQYHNEDDQLVNAKVQAAFRHGLVPILCVGEGLEVRREGRQVEHAVGQVQAALDGLKAEQVADIVIAYEPVWAIGTGEVATPEDAQEVCAAIRQAVADRYDANVADAVRVLYGGSVKAANSAGIMAQPDVDGALVGGASLDPEEFAGICRYHELPNLPS; encoded by the coding sequence ATGGCCGGCAACTGGAAGATGAACCTCGATCACCGCGAGGCAGTCCACCTGGTCCAGAAGCTCACCTGGATCCTGCAGGACAAGAAGCACGACTACGAACGCGTCGAGGTGGCCGTGCTGCCGGCGTTCACCGCGATCCGGTCGGTGCAGACGCTGATCGACGGCGACAAGCTCCACCTGGTGCACGGTGCGCAGGACATCAGCCAGTACGACAAGGGCGCCTACACCGGGGACGTCTCCGGTGAGATGCTCGCCAAGCTGGGCTGCAGGTACGTCCTCGTCGGGCACTCCGAGCGCCGGCAGTACCACAACGAGGACGACCAGCTCGTCAACGCCAAGGTGCAGGCCGCGTTCCGGCACGGCCTGGTGCCGATCCTGTGTGTCGGCGAGGGCCTGGAGGTCCGGCGCGAGGGACGCCAGGTCGAGCACGCCGTCGGCCAGGTGCAAGCAGCACTTGACGGTCTGAAGGCCGAGCAGGTCGCCGACATCGTGATCGCGTACGAGCCGGTGTGGGCGATCGGCACCGGTGAGGTGGCCACGCCCGAGGACGCGCAGGAGGTCTGCGCGGCCATCCGGCAGGCGGTCGCCGACCGTTACGACGCCAACGTCGCGGACGCGGTGCGGGTGCTCTACGGCGGGTCGGTGAAGGCGGCCAACTCGGCCGGCATCATGGCCCAGCCCGACGTCGACGGCGCTCTGGTCGGCGGGGCGAGCCTGGACCCGGAGGAGTTCGCCGGGATCTGCCGTTACCACGAGCTGCCCAACCTGCCTTCCTGA